The following are from one region of the Aquirufa lenticrescens genome:
- a CDS encoding DUF3347 domain-containing protein → MAVIGLSQRKQIIASILTIFIKKFQKMKSIKLLMAMALMLSISTCFAEIKNAKVETVHIYGNCSICKKTIESAANVKNVVHIEWNKDTKMAILTYDEKKTNQDEILKRIGLAGYDSDKFLAPDNVYAKLETCCQYERTGKVVALVEDVKPVILAVEEKVVAPILATNIQEEKLKEVFDSYFAVKDALVKTDGNLAATKAVSLLNSINSVKMESLTKEEHVEWMKVMKDLVFDAEHISETKDAGHQRDHFTSLSKNMYSVMKVSKQETPTYYQFCPMANKGKGANWLSKENIVKNPYYGSKMLGCGKVVETLN, encoded by the coding sequence ATGGCAGTCATAGGACTGTCTCAACGGAAGCAAATTATTGCTTCAATTCTTACTATTTTTATAAAAAAATTTCAAAAAATGAAATCAATAAAATTATTGATGGCTATGGCATTAATGCTATCCATCTCGACATGTTTCGCAGAAATTAAAAATGCCAAGGTAGAAACCGTACACATTTATGGAAATTGTTCTATCTGTAAGAAGACCATCGAATCGGCTGCTAATGTAAAGAATGTGGTCCATATAGAATGGAACAAGGATACGAAAATGGCCATCCTAACCTATGATGAAAAGAAAACAAATCAAGATGAAATTCTAAAGCGAATTGGTTTGGCAGGATATGACAGCGACAAATTTCTCGCTCCTGACAATGTTTATGCTAAACTTGAAACTTGTTGCCAATATGAACGGACAGGAAAAGTTGTTGCATTAGTTGAAGACGTAAAACCGGTAATTCTTGCTGTAGAAGAAAAAGTTGTCGCGCCCATTTTAGCAACAAATATACAAGAAGAGAAACTCAAAGAAGTATTCGATTCCTATTTTGCAGTGAAAGATGCTTTGGTGAAAACGGATGGTAATCTGGCAGCAACAAAAGCAGTATCCCTGTTGAATTCTATTAATTCGGTCAAAATGGAATCATTAACGAAAGAAGAACATGTAGAATGGATGAAAGTGATGAAAGATTTGGTCTTTGATGCGGAACATATTTCAGAAACCAAAGATGCGGGACATCAAAGAGACCACTTTACATCTTTATCTAAAAACATGTATTCGGTGATGAAAGTCTCAAAACAAGAGACCCCAACATATTATCAATTTTGTCCAATGGCTAACAAAGGCAAGGGTGCAAATTGGTTGAGCAAGGAGAACATCGTTAAAAACCCTTATTATGGTTCTAAAATGTTGGGATGTGGTAAAGTTGTTGAAACCTTAAATTAA
- a CDS encoding DUF2911 domain-containing protein, which translates to MKKNIVLNLLLTLPIGVFAQHQNHQPKVDTSQTAVKPKSPKMTAMAMVGTNHVHIEYGSPSVRGRNIWNGLVAFNQVWSSGAHKATWIDFGHDIMVEGKVITKGKYGFFTIPDKETWTLILSKTWDMHLSDDYKEENDIIRIKVKPFKSDKLVEALTYEVMPTNANEGKIKLSWEYLNVEFPFKNK; encoded by the coding sequence ATGAAAAAAAACATTGTTTTAAACCTCTTGTTGACATTACCTATTGGCGTTTTTGCCCAACACCAAAACCATCAACCCAAAGTCGATACCAGTCAAACAGCAGTCAAGCCCAAAAGTCCAAAAATGACGGCAATGGCAATGGTAGGCACAAATCATGTACATATAGAATACGGTTCACCGAGTGTGAGAGGGCGGAATATTTGGAATGGTTTAGTTGCCTTCAATCAAGTATGGTCATCGGGAGCTCACAAAGCTACTTGGATAGATTTTGGTCATGATATAATGGTTGAAGGTAAAGTTATTACAAAAGGTAAATATGGATTTTTTACTATTCCTGATAAAGAAACGTGGACTTTGATTTTGAGTAAAACGTGGGATATGCACTTATCGGACGATTATAAAGAAGAAAATGACATCATCCGAATTAAGGTAAAACCCTTCAAAAGCGATAAATTAGTTGAAGCCCTTACGTATGAAGTAATGCCGACCAATGCTAACGAAGGCAAAATAAAATTGAGCTGGGAGTATTTGAATGTTGAGTTTCCATTTAAAAACAAGTAA
- a CDS encoding helix-turn-helix domain-containing protein has protein sequence MKLYIKNMVCNRCKMVVNSELEKLGLHPIHIELGEVEIKEENIDSIKLDVISVFKSVGFELIDDKKGRTIEQVKNLIIELVHHKNNDLRVNLSNYLSQHLNQEYKSLSNLFSVVEQQTIEQFFIKQKIEKVKELLMYDELTLSQIAYQLNYSSVAYLSNQFKRETGFTTSYFKQLKSSKRTGIDSV, from the coding sequence ATGAAACTATACATTAAAAACATGGTTTGTAATCGATGTAAAATGGTCGTGAATTCTGAGCTAGAAAAACTTGGACTTCACCCAATTCACATTGAGTTAGGTGAGGTAGAAATAAAAGAAGAAAATATAGATTCAATAAAATTGGATGTAATCAGTGTCTTCAAGTCTGTTGGGTTTGAATTAATTGATGACAAAAAAGGTAGAACAATTGAACAGGTAAAAAATCTAATTATTGAATTGGTTCATCACAAAAACAATGACTTAAGAGTTAATCTTTCTAATTATTTATCTCAACACTTAAATCAAGAATACAAATCTCTGAGTAACCTTTTTTCGGTAGTAGAACAGCAAACCATTGAACAATTCTTTATCAAGCAAAAAATTGAAAAAGTAAAAGAATTGCTCATGTATGATGAATTAACATTGAGCCAAATTGCATACCAATTGAATTACAGTAGTGTTGCGTATCTAAGTAATCAATTTAAAAGGGAAACAGGTTTTACAACGTCCTATTTTAAACAACTTAAATCAAGTAAAAGAACCGGTATTGACAGTGTATAA
- a CDS encoding NAD(P)H-hydrate dehydratase gives MNQIDANWVAAHTKHRLTKGHKKTFGHVLVIAGSPGKVGSGILCARAALHAGCGLVTAMIPSEGIAALLAGNPEIMYRTGSLRELDLSNFDAIAIGPGIGFSDEAVDNVRYLLETYLGPLVIDADALGILGLNPDLLNLLNERHILTPHIGEFARIQKFSGNSEQQSFAFAHAHNTNLILKSSPTLVSLPSGQQFVNTTGNDGMATAGSGDVLTGITAALCAQGYENADAACLAVYVHGLAADIAIETQSKSSLVASDIIKNLGKIRLLD, from the coding sequence ATGAATCAGATCGACGCTAACTGGGTTGCCGCCCACACGAAACACCGTTTAACGAAAGGGCACAAGAAAACGTTTGGACATGTGCTCGTCATTGCGGGTAGTCCAGGAAAAGTGGGATCAGGCATTTTGTGTGCCCGAGCGGCATTGCACGCGGGATGTGGTTTAGTTACGGCGATGATTCCTTCGGAAGGCATTGCCGCTTTGCTCGCTGGGAATCCAGAAATTATGTATAGAACGGGTTCTCTACGTGAATTAGACCTTAGTAATTTTGATGCCATTGCGATTGGGCCAGGGATTGGTTTTTCGGATGAGGCGGTGGACAATGTGCGTTATTTACTAGAGACCTATCTAGGCCCTTTAGTGATTGATGCGGATGCATTAGGTATTTTGGGATTGAATCCTGACTTATTGAATCTATTGAATGAGCGCCATATTTTGACTCCGCATATTGGGGAGTTTGCTCGAATCCAAAAATTCTCTGGCAACAGCGAGCAGCAGAGTTTTGCCTTCGCGCATGCACACAACACAAATCTCATATTAAAATCTTCTCCTACCTTGGTTTCTTTACCTTCTGGTCAACAGTTTGTGAATACAACTGGAAATGATGGGATGGCGACGGCAGGCTCTGGTGATGTATTGACGGGTATTACTGCGGCACTTTGTGCGCAGGGTTATGAGAATGCAGATGCGGCTTGTTTAGCGGTGTATGTACATGGTTTAGCCGCGGATATAGCTATCGAAACGCAATCAAAATCTAGTTTAGTTGCCTCGGATATTATTAAGAATTTAGGCAAAATACGCCTATTGGACTAG
- a CDS encoding L,D-transpeptidase family protein — translation MRPFILLLIVAFTSFAQEPDFHYKGLSVSLDSVAAGSEVRKIQVLAASEKNPVKRVLLQKAAQDYAWLDVLRKDRKVILVNIPSAMMRVFSGTEEVLKMKVIVGKKSNQTRTLLSKVDQLTINPYWFITRRMATVELLPKIQKNHQFLDDNQIRVLDAKYRVVDAHSINWSNLNKNNFPYILRQNSGENNALGALKFHFNNPFSLYLHDTDSKKLFASTERFFSHGCIRLEKPKDLARLLLADNHIALDTVKFNHHIKNPKPLALKAKEEYILVIWYSLVDFDEKGEVVFFKDVYGLVQ, via the coding sequence ATGCGTCCTTTTATTCTACTTCTTATTGTTGCGTTTACCTCCTTCGCTCAAGAGCCTGATTTCCATTACAAAGGACTTTCAGTTTCACTCGATTCCGTCGCGGCGGGATCCGAAGTTCGCAAAATTCAAGTATTAGCAGCTTCAGAAAAAAATCCAGTTAAGCGCGTTCTGCTCCAAAAAGCTGCTCAAGATTACGCCTGGTTAGATGTCCTGCGCAAGGACCGAAAAGTGATTTTAGTGAACATTCCCTCTGCTATGATGCGGGTTTTTTCAGGAACAGAGGAAGTATTGAAAATGAAGGTGATCGTAGGAAAAAAGTCGAATCAGACCCGGACCCTGTTAAGCAAAGTCGATCAATTAACCATTAACCCGTATTGGTTCATCACTCGCCGGATGGCGACGGTCGAATTATTGCCTAAAATTCAGAAAAATCACCAGTTTTTGGACGATAATCAAATCCGGGTTTTGGATGCCAAATACCGCGTGGTTGATGCGCATTCGATCAATTGGTCTAATCTAAACAAAAATAATTTTCCTTATATTTTACGCCAAAACAGCGGAGAAAACAATGCCCTCGGAGCCTTGAAATTTCATTTCAACAATCCCTTCAGCCTCTATTTACACGATACGGATTCGAAGAAGTTATTTGCCTCGACAGAACGCTTCTTCAGCCACGGCTGCATTCGTTTAGAAAAACCCAAAGACCTCGCTCGCTTATTGCTGGCCGATAATCACATCGCCCTTGACACCGTCAAATTCAATCACCACATTAAAAACCCCAAACCTTTGGCTTTAAAAGCAAAAGAAGAATATATCCTGGTGATTTGGTATTCACTAGTCGACTTCGATGAGAAGGGAGAGGTGGTGTTTTTTAAAGATGTGTACGGTCTAGTCCAATAG
- a CDS encoding multicopper oxidase domain-containing protein has protein sequence MRLIPIIAVFVLFSTTVFAQKVVRYDLYVKDTLVHFAGKEKRAIAVNGQIPMPTLTFTEGDTAEIHVHNQLKEETSLHWHGLFLPNKEDGVPNLTQMPIRPNTTHIYRFPIIQNGTHWYHSHSGLQEQIGMYGNFVMLKRPNTPSFRKGIDDLPTLPIVLSEWTNLKPENIHRMLHNANDYPALRKNSVQSYGEAISAGHFKTKMKNEWKRMMAMDVSDVYYEKIFMNGLPISELKNISGNELKGGDKVRLRISNGGASSYFWLTYAGGKITVVANDGNDVEPVEVDRLIIAVSETYDIIVTIPADKTAYEFLATTEDRTNSASIYIGNGIKQLKSPLPRLKYFEGMKMMNDMMKMNGELDDMGMAMSLNQMDMNVVMYPEITGDAKPKQDDNDPNRYNANALGDIVTLNYAMLKSPSITALPKDAPVKELYFKLSGNMNRYVWSLDNRVVSEADKILIKKGENVRIILYNGSMMRHPMHLHGHDFRLLNGQGQNAPLKNIVDVMPMETDTLEFNANVEGDWFFHCHILYHMMSGMGRVLSYENQMPNPLIPNPKLAQRKLFADDRKFHFMAENDFATNGNDGMAMLQNTRWSIGSEWRLGYHDFHGYEVETHIGRYVGKMQWLMPFIGFDWRYRKFGIDEQETNLFGQSNSKDLRSLVTVGVNYTLPLLIVGQAEIYQDGNIRFQLMREDMPITKRLRVSFMLNTDKEYMAGFRYIVNKNMGITSHYDSDMGLGAGITFSY, from the coding sequence ATGAGATTGATACCAATAATTGCCGTTTTTGTGCTGTTTTCAACAACTGTTTTCGCCCAAAAAGTTGTTCGTTATGACCTTTATGTAAAAGACACCTTAGTGCATTTTGCTGGCAAAGAAAAACGAGCGATTGCAGTTAATGGTCAAATACCTATGCCTACTTTGACTTTTACCGAAGGCGATACGGCTGAAATACATGTTCATAACCAACTGAAGGAGGAAACCTCGTTGCATTGGCACGGGCTATTTTTACCCAATAAAGAAGATGGGGTTCCCAACCTGACACAAATGCCCATTCGGCCAAATACAACTCATATCTATCGTTTCCCAATTATTCAAAATGGCACTCACTGGTATCACTCACACTCAGGGTTACAAGAACAAATAGGAATGTATGGGAATTTTGTCATGTTAAAAAGACCGAACACCCCATCATTTAGAAAGGGAATTGATGACTTACCTACGCTTCCTATTGTATTGAGTGAGTGGACCAATCTCAAACCCGAGAACATTCATAGGATGCTTCATAATGCCAATGACTATCCTGCATTGAGAAAAAACTCGGTACAAAGTTATGGGGAAGCAATATCTGCAGGTCATTTTAAAACTAAAATGAAAAATGAGTGGAAGCGAATGATGGCGATGGATGTGAGTGATGTCTATTATGAAAAAATATTCATGAATGGTCTACCTATTTCAGAACTTAAAAATATCTCAGGAAATGAATTAAAAGGTGGTGACAAGGTTAGATTAAGAATTTCAAATGGGGGGGCATCATCCTATTTTTGGTTGACTTACGCCGGGGGTAAAATTACAGTAGTCGCAAATGATGGGAACGATGTGGAACCGGTTGAAGTTGATAGATTAATTATTGCGGTTTCAGAAACCTATGATATTATTGTTACTATTCCAGCAGATAAGACTGCCTATGAATTCTTAGCAACGACTGAAGACCGGACTAATTCAGCATCCATTTATATTGGAAATGGAATTAAACAGTTGAAATCACCTTTACCCCGATTAAAGTATTTTGAAGGGATGAAGATGATGAATGACATGATGAAGATGAATGGCGAATTGGATGATATGGGTATGGCCATGAGTTTAAATCAAATGGATATGAATGTGGTGATGTATCCTGAAATAACTGGCGATGCTAAGCCAAAACAAGATGACAATGACCCCAATCGTTATAATGCCAATGCACTGGGAGACATTGTTACCCTGAATTATGCCATGCTGAAGTCCCCTAGCATAACAGCATTGCCCAAGGATGCTCCAGTAAAAGAATTGTACTTTAAACTCTCCGGTAATATGAATCGATATGTTTGGAGTTTAGACAATAGGGTCGTTTCAGAAGCCGATAAAATCCTTATCAAAAAAGGAGAAAATGTTAGAATTATTCTCTACAATGGTTCCATGATGCGCCATCCGATGCACCTACATGGGCATGATTTTAGGTTACTTAACGGTCAAGGACAAAATGCTCCTTTAAAAAACATTGTGGATGTTATGCCGATGGAGACGGATACATTAGAATTTAACGCCAATGTTGAAGGTGATTGGTTTTTCCATTGTCATATTTTGTACCATATGATGAGCGGAATGGGTAGGGTATTAAGTTATGAAAATCAGATGCCCAATCCATTGATTCCTAATCCAAAACTAGCGCAACGGAAACTGTTTGCAGACGACCGCAAGTTTCATTTTATGGCTGAGAATGATTTTGCAACCAACGGTAATGATGGAATGGCCATGTTACAAAATACGAGGTGGAGCATTGGTTCAGAATGGCGATTGGGCTATCATGATTTTCACGGATATGAGGTAGAAACACATATTGGTAGATATGTTGGGAAAATGCAGTGGTTAATGCCATTTATTGGCTTTGATTGGCGTTATAGAAAGTTTGGAATAGATGAACAGGAAACAAATCTATTTGGGCAATCAAATAGTAAGGACCTAAGAAGTCTTGTTACAGTCGGCGTAAATTACACGTTGCCATTACTCATTGTTGGACAAGCTGAAATCTATCAGGATGGAAATATTCGTTTTCAACTTATGAGAGAAGATATGCCTATTACCAAACGACTTAGAGTGAGTTTTATGCTTAACACCGATAAGGAATACATGGCAGGTTTTCGTTACATCGTAAACAAAAACATGGGCATTACATCACATTATGATAGTGATATGGGATTGGGTGCTGGAATAACTTTTTCTTACTAA
- a CDS encoding glucosidase family protein produces the protein MRYLLLLLTFTAFAQKSIAPLFRSSESIIGQKEYLNTPYNTAGDKLYMVGHQDGTFPPLGWHVKDEMGGIWAHPIKLWDGFSASYTLRGKTVSLHQALKFINYPYANEHRYEGREIEVSRVQFVPDGKSAVYVEYVFENKTNQPQQIQFSMEAISNLRPVWIGERTGMVDSQDRVSFEDNQVIAKDQNNHWFAVMSSSLQASGQQQLKGTKPNTVVAKTSYAFSISAKGKQIISFVFSGSSVSKEAALATNATVLTNGYAYAQAKKERFEKLASASEIQLSDPVLTKAMRWLKYNADWLINDVDGIGRGITAGMPDYPWFFGGDMTYSLQGLISSGRKDVAFSTIELIANLSEKTNGNGRIVHEVSTNGSVYNPGNVNETPQFASLIYKVYCWTGDQAFLAKYFPVVEKGLEWLMQQDKDHNLIPDGNGMMEIHGLDSEMIDVAAYSAKAFLDASKMAEALGRPDLARDFFAKYEAIRLKINSDFWVPSSKSYADFLGTKSQALRLTQDAIERARDLKNDWAVEELLALEKQIAANPDTSKRGFVLHHNWVVNTPMETGLADPDKASQALKTAEKFRNKFGMYVTGIDRSANSNKAESYAAKVGKSDFTYTGTVMTLPTGVQAISENKYGQPNAAYDLVQRMLRTFSFALPGSMYEVSPDYGMMTQAWNSYALEVPVIQQFFGIQPLAYKKEIYLSPSWPDSLRSGSIKKVEIGDNSIDVSYVRGAQKATYNLRQTKNWTLYFSPRTGTYRRWVLDGEIVKPTFIDGRPGLRLKGRQHHLVLIE, from the coding sequence GTGCGCTATCTCTTACTACTGCTGACTTTTACCGCCTTTGCCCAAAAGTCTATTGCACCGCTTTTTCGCTCTTCAGAGTCCATTATAGGACAAAAAGAGTATTTGAATACGCCATACAACACGGCTGGCGATAAGCTGTATATGGTAGGGCATCAAGACGGTACTTTTCCGCCTTTGGGCTGGCACGTTAAGGACGAAATGGGTGGAATATGGGCGCATCCAATTAAATTATGGGATGGTTTTTCTGCCTCGTATACGCTTCGTGGAAAAACGGTTTCCTTACATCAAGCCTTGAAATTTATCAATTATCCCTATGCGAACGAACATCGCTATGAAGGAAGGGAAATCGAGGTAAGTCGAGTGCAATTTGTGCCAGATGGTAAGTCTGCTGTATATGTGGAATATGTGTTCGAAAACAAGACGAATCAGCCTCAGCAAATACAGTTTTCGATGGAAGCCATTTCAAATCTTCGACCGGTTTGGATAGGGGAGAGAACGGGGATGGTGGACTCGCAGGACCGGGTCAGTTTTGAGGATAATCAGGTCATTGCCAAAGATCAAAATAACCACTGGTTCGCCGTAATGAGTTCTTCACTGCAGGCGTCAGGTCAGCAACAATTGAAGGGAACTAAACCGAATACGGTTGTTGCAAAAACATCCTATGCGTTCAGTATTTCAGCGAAAGGAAAGCAAATAATTTCCTTCGTTTTCAGTGGCTCATCTGTTTCTAAGGAGGCGGCATTAGCAACCAATGCCACCGTTCTTACCAATGGATACGCATACGCACAAGCGAAAAAAGAACGCTTCGAAAAATTAGCCTCGGCCTCGGAAATCCAGCTTTCGGATCCCGTTTTAACCAAAGCGATGCGCTGGTTAAAATACAATGCGGATTGGTTGATCAATGACGTTGATGGAATCGGTAGAGGTATTACGGCAGGGATGCCGGATTATCCCTGGTTTTTTGGCGGAGATATGACCTACTCCTTGCAAGGCTTGATCTCCTCCGGCCGAAAAGACGTCGCCTTCAGCACGATTGAATTAATCGCCAACCTCTCCGAAAAGACCAATGGGAATGGTAGAATTGTTCACGAAGTAAGCACAAACGGATCTGTTTATAACCCCGGAAATGTCAATGAAACACCTCAGTTTGCCTCTTTAATTTACAAAGTTTATTGCTGGACAGGTGATCAGGCTTTTTTAGCGAAGTATTTTCCTGTAGTGGAAAAAGGTCTTGAGTGGCTAATGCAGCAGGATAAAGACCATAATTTGATTCCAGATGGAAATGGGATGATGGAAATTCATGGATTGGATTCTGAGATGATCGACGTGGCAGCCTATTCGGCGAAGGCCTTTTTAGATGCGTCCAAAATGGCGGAGGCTTTAGGTCGTCCAGATTTAGCCCGCGATTTTTTCGCGAAGTATGAAGCTATTCGATTGAAAATTAACAGCGATTTCTGGGTTCCTTCGTCGAAATCTTATGCAGATTTTTTAGGGACAAAATCCCAGGCACTTCGCTTAACGCAAGACGCCATCGAACGTGCTCGCGATTTGAAAAATGATTGGGCAGTGGAGGAATTGCTGGCTTTGGAAAAGCAAATTGCGGCTAACCCAGACACTTCAAAACGAGGCTTTGTTTTGCACCACAATTGGGTGGTAAATACGCCAATGGAGACGGGCTTGGCTGATCCTGATAAAGCTTCGCAAGCCTTGAAAACCGCGGAGAAGTTCCGCAATAAATTTGGGATGTATGTGACCGGAATTGATCGTTCCGCGAATTCAAATAAAGCGGAGTCTTACGCGGCCAAAGTAGGCAAATCCGATTTCACCTACACCGGTACCGTCATGACTTTGCCCACAGGTGTTCAGGCGATTTCCGAGAATAAGTATGGACAACCTAATGCGGCCTATGATTTAGTGCAACGGATGTTACGCACCTTTTCTTTTGCCTTGCCCGGATCGATGTATGAAGTTTCACCGGATTATGGAATGATGACGCAGGCCTGGAATAGTTATGCGTTAGAAGTGCCGGTGATTCAACAGTTTTTCGGTATACAGCCTTTGGCTTATAAAAAAGAGATTTATCTTTCTCCTTCCTGGCCAGATTCGTTGCGTTCAGGATCGATTAAAAAAGTGGAAATTGGAGACAATTCAATTGATGTTTCTTACGTGCGAGGCGCGCAAAAAGCCACCTACAATTTGCGTCAGACGAAGAATTGGACTCTTTATTTTAGCCCCCGAACCGGAACATATAGACGCTGGGTCTTGGACGGCGAAATCGTGAAACCAACATTCATCGATGGTCGACCTGGTCTTCGTTTAAAAGGAAGGCAACACCATCTGGTTTTAATTGAGTAA
- a CDS encoding heavy-metal-associated domain-containing protein translates to MTHTYQLTGMTCTSCESKVKSLLESVENVTNVEVSKEYDSVTISMDRHINLSNFQKVLDAKYTISAKQNIELEEQAKSWFQTYAPILLIFLYVSTITLLIQLKSGHFILMEAMQHFMAGFFLVFSFFKLLNLKGFAESYVMYDVVAKKFSFWAYSYAFVEVGLGISYLLNYNPLVTNACTFVVMSISIIGVLQSVFDNKKIQCACLGAVFNLPMSTVTIIEDALMIVMSGYMILNLF, encoded by the coding sequence ATGACACATACATATCAATTAACTGGAATGACTTGCACAAGTTGTGAATCAAAAGTAAAATCATTGTTAGAGAGCGTTGAAAATGTAACTAATGTTGAGGTTTCTAAGGAATACGATTCGGTTACCATTTCAATGGATAGGCACATCAACTTGTCAAATTTCCAGAAAGTATTAGATGCAAAATATACCATTTCTGCAAAACAAAACATTGAATTAGAGGAACAAGCAAAATCGTGGTTTCAAACTTATGCTCCAATTTTGCTGATTTTTCTCTATGTCTCTACTATTACTTTATTGATACAACTGAAAAGCGGACATTTTATTTTAATGGAGGCGATGCAGCATTTTATGGCTGGGTTCTTCTTAGTGTTCTCATTTTTCAAATTGTTAAATTTAAAAGGTTTTGCCGAAAGTTATGTCATGTATGATGTGGTAGCAAAAAAATTCTCCTTTTGGGCATATTCATACGCTTTTGTAGAGGTTGGCTTGGGTATTTCTTATCTTTTAAATTACAATCCTTTAGTAACAAATGCCTGCACGTTTGTGGTCATGAGTATAAGTATAATAGGTGTTTTGCAGTCAGTATTTGATAATAAGAAAATACAATGTGCTTGTTTGGGGGCAGTTTTTAATTTGCCAATGAGTACTGTGACAATTATCGAAGATGCATTGATGATTGTAATGAGCGGATATATGATTTTAAATTTATTTTAA